A window from Rhinolophus sinicus isolate RSC01 linkage group LG01, ASM3656204v1, whole genome shotgun sequence encodes these proteins:
- the PHOSPHO2 gene encoding pyridoxal phosphate phosphatase PHOSPHO2, whose translation MKILLVFDFDNTIIDDNSDTWIVRCAPEKKLPVELKESYKKGFWTEFMGRVFKYLGDKGVREDEMKRAVTSMPFTSGMVELLNFIRKNKDKFDCIIISDSNSVFIDWFLEATNFHDVFDKVFTNPAAFDGSGHLTVENYHAHSCYRCPKNLCKNVVLVEFVDKQLQQGVTYTRIVYIGDGGNDLCPVTFLKKNDVAMPRKGYTLQKTLSRMSQNLEPMEYCVVAWSSGVEVISHLQFLIKE comes from the coding sequence ATGAAAATTTTGCTGGTTTTTGACTTTGACAATACAATCATAGATGACAACAGTGACACCTGGATTGTACGATGTGCTCCAGAGAAAAAGCTTCCTGTTGAACTAAAAGAGTCTTATAAAAAAGGATTTTGGACAGAATTTATGGGCAGAGTCTTCAAGTACTTGGGAGATAAAGGTGTgagagaagatgaaatgaaaagagCAGTAACATCAATGCCTTTCACTTCAGGAATGGTGGAGCTTTTAAACTTTATAAGAAAGAACAAGGACAAGTTTGATTGCATCATTATTTCGGATTCAAATTCAGTCTTCATAGATTGGTTTTTAGAAGCAACCAATTTTCATGATGTGTTTGATAAAGTGTTTACAAATCCAGCAGCTTTTGATGGCAGTGGTCATCTCACTGTGGAAAATTATCATGCTCATTCTTGCTATAGGTGTCCcaaaaatctttgcaaaaatGTAGTTTTGGTAGAATTTGTAGATAAACAATTACAACAGGGAGTGACTTATACGCGAATTGTTTATATTGGTGATGGTGGAAATGATCTTTGTCCAGTAacctttttaaagaagaatgatGTTGCGATGCCACGGAAAGGATATACTTTACAGAAAACTCTTTCCAGAATGTCTCAAAATCTTGAGCCTATGGAATATTGTGTTGTAGCTTGGTCTTCAGGTGTTGAAGTAATTTCTCATTTACAATTTCTAATAAAGGAGTAA